A stretch of Paenibacillus mucilaginosus 3016 DNA encodes these proteins:
- a CDS encoding fibronectin type III domain-containing protein has product MKPYRRLLFTICCLFLMMLVPLSASAEEHTVTVSKLSAEIPSNDKLVVRVGDIDFSVELKEVVMEVEGRTAIMYPHCILSTRCYWEGELSLSGLPKGKKTVKVTAVDHFGNKGEAVLAFQHDHYPVLKTQLPANLSVVKSPLHIKASASDDLGAPKVRISVSSQGKGIYNSTGAGSLDKWILLSDYDGQLLDITVTAEDSSGRQVKESSQFYTHNSEHAVKVGQVEGELLDFDAVHYLYLTPQKELKLKNRAGGGETLIHTAGANQLFHSASLQYGQVIFTVKDKDSSYDGPTYQWKDGEVTQIGSVQWRGSYMMYYDSGKLLVKHRVTGETREIVSGYPHLPSVLKAELTPEGDVWFSTYYGFGLSKKDGTITHMGSSALGFNIEAFQVDGDIVLIYSSVGASKYDVKSGQQTSLSYGLYEPDFEKRAVTRGGWTAYLKKSSMGSHEQVVLQSPQGEDRQLTYTLGETKRIQGLGANGALFYSVNGKTFYYTPGSDKPVLEFASMKKLVQRDGTWYGLLGNTLFKIRTGEPADTQAPVWPAGSELTVTDVTYSTARLAWRPASDNVGVAKYILLQNGARTAELPVTAATYGVSGLQPGTAYTFSLAAEDAAGNRSTANPSVSFTTGQEPEPEDTAAPEWPSGEAVTVSGVTYAAAELRWVPASDLKGVTAYEIYRNEELLDTVSGAVYSYRASGLSPETVYVFTLKARDAAGNVSLNNPSVTVTTSAYGPEPGPAGLLGLQAKKGMVEAGSVLEVTVKAEGAQDLYGFLAKLEYDPSRLKLMQTGLHPDFGREQENAVFGRVASAAGRAKLTGSLLGDVPGRSGRANLITLKFTALKAGESEIRLLADSAVSNSRGVVTPLGTAVVLKVNVGAGDFDGDGRVGLSDLVRISGHYGQTAEQAGYEPQFDLNRDGRIDRTDIQYVADKTAAAG; this is encoded by the coding sequence GTGTGGGAGACATTGATTTTAGCGTCGAATTGAAGGAAGTCGTGATGGAGGTGGAGGGACGGACAGCGATCATGTATCCGCACTGTATCCTGTCCACCCGCTGCTACTGGGAAGGCGAGCTGTCTCTCTCGGGCTTGCCTAAGGGAAAGAAGACGGTGAAGGTCACGGCTGTAGATCACTTCGGGAATAAGGGAGAAGCTGTGCTCGCGTTCCAGCACGATCATTACCCGGTCCTGAAGACGCAGCTGCCGGCGAACCTCTCCGTAGTGAAAAGTCCGCTGCACATCAAGGCTTCCGCGAGCGATGATTTGGGTGCACCCAAGGTCCGCATATCCGTCTCCTCTCAAGGCAAAGGAATATACAACAGCACGGGAGCCGGCAGCTTGGACAAATGGATCCTGCTCAGCGATTATGACGGGCAGCTGCTCGACATCACGGTGACCGCCGAAGACAGCTCGGGTAGGCAGGTTAAGGAGTCGAGCCAATTTTATACCCATAACAGCGAGCACGCAGTGAAGGTGGGGCAGGTGGAGGGTGAACTGCTGGATTTTGATGCAGTGCATTACCTGTACCTGACCCCTCAGAAGGAGCTCAAGCTCAAGAACCGGGCGGGCGGCGGAGAGACGCTGATCCATACCGCAGGTGCGAACCAGCTGTTCCATTCCGCATCGCTGCAGTACGGGCAGGTCATCTTCACGGTGAAAGACAAGGATTCTTCCTACGACGGGCCTACCTACCAATGGAAGGACGGGGAGGTGACCCAGATCGGAAGCGTGCAGTGGAGAGGGAGCTACATGATGTATTATGACTCAGGCAAGCTCCTGGTGAAGCATAGGGTTACAGGCGAAACTCGGGAGATCGTAAGCGGGTATCCGCACCTTCCCTCCGTCCTTAAGGCGGAGCTTACCCCGGAAGGAGACGTCTGGTTCTCCACTTACTATGGGTTCGGATTGTCCAAGAAGGATGGAACCATTACCCATATGGGTTCATCGGCATTAGGGTTCAACATCGAAGCGTTCCAGGTGGACGGGGATATCGTATTGATTTATTCTTCCGTAGGGGCCTCGAAGTACGACGTGAAGTCCGGGCAGCAGACCTCGCTGTCCTATGGGTTATATGAACCCGATTTCGAAAAGAGAGCCGTGACCCGCGGAGGGTGGACCGCCTATCTGAAGAAATCCTCCATGGGATCCCATGAGCAGGTGGTCCTTCAATCTCCGCAGGGCGAGGACCGTCAGCTGACCTATACGCTCGGCGAAACCAAACGAATCCAGGGGCTTGGGGCGAACGGAGCTTTATTCTATTCCGTGAACGGAAAGACCTTCTATTACACGCCTGGCAGTGATAAACCCGTGCTGGAATTTGCCTCTATGAAAAAGCTGGTTCAAAGGGACGGCACATGGTACGGTCTGCTGGGGAACACGCTGTTCAAGATCCGAACCGGAGAACCCGCGGATACACAGGCGCCCGTGTGGCCGGCCGGCAGCGAACTCACCGTGACGGACGTGACCTATTCGACAGCCAGGCTGGCTTGGCGGCCTGCATCGGATAACGTAGGGGTTGCGAAGTACATCCTGCTGCAGAACGGAGCGAGAACCGCCGAGCTTCCCGTCACGGCGGCGACCTATGGGGTAAGCGGCCTGCAGCCGGGGACAGCCTATACGTTCAGCCTGGCGGCGGAAGACGCTGCAGGCAACCGGAGTACGGCTAACCCTTCCGTGTCCTTCACGACAGGACAGGAGCCCGAGCCGGAAGATACGGCGGCACCCGAGTGGCCTTCCGGGGAAGCCGTGACCGTCAGCGGCGTAACCTATGCGGCGGCCGAGCTGCGCTGGGTTCCGGCCTCGGATCTCAAGGGCGTGACCGCCTATGAGATCTACAGGAACGAGGAGCTGCTGGATACGGTCAGCGGAGCGGTGTACAGCTACCGGGCCTCGGGTCTTTCGCCGGAGACCGTCTATGTGTTCACTCTGAAAGCCCGCGATGCGGCGGGGAATGTGAGCCTGAACAACCCGAGCGTCACGGTCACGACTTCCGCATATGGCCCCGAGCCGGGACCGGCGGGCCTGCTCGGCCTGCAGGCCAAGAAGGGCATGGTGGAAGCCGGATCCGTGCTGGAAGTGACGGTGAAAGCGGAAGGGGCGCAGGATCTCTACGGCTTCCTGGCGAAGCTGGAGTACGATCCGTCCCGGCTGAAGCTGATGCAGACCGGGCTGCATCCGGACTTCGGCCGGGAGCAGGAGAATGCCGTGTTCGGCAGAGTGGCTTCGGCTGCAGGACGGGCCAAGCTCACCGGTTCCCTGCTGGGCGATGTGCCGGGCCGGAGCGGACGTGCGAATCTGATTACCCTGAAGTTCACGGCACTCAAGGCAGGGGAGAGCGAGATCCGGCTGCTTGCCGACTCCGCTGTTTCGAACAGCCGGGGAGTGGTCACCCCGCTGGGTACGGCGGTCGTGCTGAAGGTGAACGTAGGGGCCGGGGACTTTGACGGCGACGGCCGGGTCGGACTGAGCGATCTCGTCCGAATCTCGGGGCATTACGGGCAGACAGCGGAGCAGGCGGGCTACGAACCGCAGTTCGACCTGAACCGGGACGGCCGGATCGATCGGACGGATATCCAGTACGTGGCGGACAAAACGGCTGCGGCAGGGTGA
- a CDS encoding competence protein ComJ, which translates to MSDPLQTWPKQELLISYAQLAVYASGLSNPFPEWTDRHLRQGFAWRPGSVSFAALEDVHSEIMVSLGGKPAPDRDAVRAISVPFTVTGGGGITVSSILSRSYSYDLPHGSYELLFQAVPLPAPEPKAPKVRYLLHFTPNAQAEAQILKRDQTLAPTLPLLMEAEPAVS; encoded by the coding sequence ATGTCCGATCCCTTACAAACCTGGCCGAAGCAGGAGCTGCTGATCTCCTATGCCCAGCTCGCCGTCTACGCCTCCGGACTGTCGAATCCGTTTCCCGAGTGGACAGACCGGCATCTCCGGCAGGGCTTTGCCTGGCGGCCGGGCAGCGTTTCGTTCGCCGCCCTGGAGGACGTCCACAGCGAGATCATGGTTTCCCTGGGCGGGAAACCGGCACCCGACAGGGACGCCGTACGCGCCATCTCCGTCCCATTCACAGTTACAGGGGGCGGCGGCATTACGGTCAGCAGCATTTTGTCCCGTTCGTACTCCTACGATCTTCCTCATGGAAGCTATGAGCTGCTCTTTCAAGCCGTACCTCTGCCCGCGCCGGAGCCCAAAGCACCGAAGGTCCGCTACCTCCTGCATTTCACACCGAACGCTCAAGCCGAGGCACAGATCCTGAAGCGGGATCAGACCCTTGCCCCTACGCTGCCGCTGCTCATGGAAGCCGAACCCGCTGTTTCCTGA
- a CDS encoding sugar phosphate isomerase/epimerase family protein has translation MSYLSVSTWSLHRLLGPLRWTQWDAETGTHVTLEQEQPEVLSLLELPREAAGRGYAALEVCHFHFPATDPAYLGRLREAFAAAGISFDTLLLDYGDLTSGDERRRAADVEFIRRWIGYASLAGAKQIRVVAGEAQPDDEEALRLSAGTLASLAAYASEHGVRVVTENFKPLTSTADSCLKLRSLAGEQVGFITDFGNFKSPAKYEELAAAIPGSVSVHAKANYDENGFPDEEEYLRCLEQVRAAGYNGAVVLIYDGPGDMWEGLERIRKIVEPYL, from the coding sequence ATGTCTTACTTGTCCGTAAGTACCTGGAGTCTGCACCGCTTGCTCGGACCGCTGCGCTGGACGCAGTGGGATGCGGAGACCGGCACGCACGTCACGCTCGAGCAGGAACAGCCCGAGGTGCTGAGCCTGCTCGAGCTGCCCCGGGAGGCAGCGGGCCGGGGCTACGCGGCGCTGGAAGTGTGCCACTTCCACTTCCCTGCCACGGACCCGGCTTATCTCGGCCGGCTGAGGGAAGCCTTCGCCGCCGCGGGCATCTCGTTCGATACGCTGCTGCTCGACTACGGCGATCTGACGAGCGGGGATGAGCGGCGCCGCGCCGCGGACGTCGAGTTCATCCGGCGCTGGATCGGCTATGCCTCTCTTGCCGGGGCGAAGCAGATCCGCGTGGTAGCGGGAGAGGCCCAGCCGGACGACGAAGAGGCGCTCCGCCTCAGCGCCGGGACGCTGGCCAGCCTGGCAGCGTATGCTTCGGAGCACGGCGTGCGCGTCGTCACGGAGAATTTCAAGCCGCTCACCTCCACGGCGGACAGCTGCCTGAAGCTGCGCTCCCTGGCGGGAGAGCAGGTCGGCTTCATCACCGACTTCGGCAACTTCAAGTCGCCGGCCAAGTACGAGGAGCTGGCGGCGGCCATCCCGGGGAGCGTCTCCGTGCATGCGAAGGCGAATTACGATGAGAACGGCTTCCCCGACGAAGAGGAGTATCTCCGCTGCCTGGAGCAGGTAAGAGCCGCAGGTTATAACGGCGCGGTCGTACTCATCTATGACGGGCCGGGAGATATGTGGGAAGGCCTGGAGCGAATCCGGAAGATCGTAGAGCCCTATTTGTAG